One Triticum dicoccoides isolate Atlit2015 ecotype Zavitan chromosome 3B, WEW_v2.0, whole genome shotgun sequence genomic window, ATGGCTTTCTCTTGCTGGATTCAGAATTTAACGTCAAAGGACGGTAAGATTTTTGCCCACAATTTGGGTACCAATGACTTGGAAACATAACATATTTCAAAATGCATACTGTAGCATATTATCACTTCATCATGAAACCATCTCAGCATATCAGAATCATCCAACCACCCCATGCTTATTTACATCTTACAAAATCTTCAGTAATATTTCAGCTTTGAAAAACTTTAGTATTCCTATTATTGATGCCTTATTTTTCCGAAATAGACAGCTTTTAGTGGCTCCAACTGTACTGATTTAACTATTTGCTACTTGTAGTTGGGAAAAGCCAGGTCACAGCCCCTTGTTTGGCTATGATTTCTGGTACCAGCCTCGTCACAAGACGATGATCAGCTCTTCATGGGGAGCCCCGGCAGCTTTCAGGACAGGTTTTGATCTCCAGCATGTCCAGGATGGTCTCTATGGAAGGCACCTGCATGTGTATGACTGGCCTGGTGGTGAGCTCAAGCAGACACTGGATCTAGGGAGCACAGGTCTTCTTCCGCTGGAGGTGTGTATCAACTATCAACTTATCAAGTAGGAGTCTAATAATGCACCCATGTATCATATAACCATAGTCCTCTTCTTATCTTCTCTGCAGGTGAGGTTTTTACATGATCCATCAAAGGACACTGGCTATGTTGGCTGTGCTTTAACAAGCAACATGGTGAGATTCTTCAAAACTGCAGATGGATCATGGAGCCATGAGGTTTGTCCGCAACTACGTTCTAATAATGCCTACTTCTTTTCTACATAGTGTGAAGTTCATTTTCCATCTTATTGACACTTCTATATGCCTGTATTTGTAGGTAGCTATATCCATAAAACCGTTGAAGGTGCGCAACTGGATACTGCCAGAAATGCCAGGATTGATAACTGACTTTGTCATCTCTCTCGATGACCGTTATCTCTACTTGGTCAATTGGCTTCATGGGGATATCAGGCAGTACAACATTGAGGACCCTGCAAAGCCTGTGTTGGCTGGACAAGTGTTTGTAGGTGGGCTTCTTCAAAAGGGCAGTGATGTTGTCTATGTGACCGACGATGACAAAGAAGAGCAGTATGCTGTGCCTGAAGTCAAGGTAAACTCTACAGTACTCTTAAATCTTAATTGCTTCGTACTCCTACATAAGTTACATTCTTCAGGATATCTTGTGTATCTTTTATACAAAAATAACCAGATTTTACAAGTCAATACTGGTTACATATAGTTCAACTGATGAGTGATTCAAGTACCTACTGGAACACATCCGGCTTGCAATGCTGCTATATTTGTCTCAACTAAACCGAATGATCCAATGAAACTGCAATATTTGGAACATAGTTATTTCTAGTCACTCAACATTACTCTGACATAACATCTGTCTTGTATTCAGGGGCATCGGCTTAGAGGTGGGCCGCAGATGATTCAGCTGAGCTTGGATGGCAAGAGGGTGTATGTGACCAACTCTCTCTTCAGCCGGTGGGACGAGCAGTTCTACGGCCCTGACCTTCTCAAGAAGGGATCTCACATGTTGCAGATCGACGTCGACACTGAGGAAGGAGGGCTGGCTGTCAACCCCAACTTCTTTGTTGATTTCGGGACCGAGCCTGAAGGTCCCTCCTTGGCCCATGAGATGAGATATCCTGGTGGAGACTGCACCTCTGACATATGGATCTAGGAGGAAGGGTGTAGGACACAGGCAGCTGGAGATCCATGGTGTTGAGCTCACTGTAATTAAAATGGTCTCTTCCCCGCCTGCGGTGTTGTATGTGATGTGGTATCAATTGGAATAAGTTCCTGATAGAACCTCTGACATTGGCTTCATGGGAGCTTTGGGCCCTAATAAGAGTTGCCTCTGATTCTGAAATTTCTGATGCTGTTGAAGGCCTTGTTATATCTTCTGCTTGAAATTTTCTAATCGAGAATGATTGAGCTGGAAGCAAAGTAACGCATGCAATTGCCCTATATTAATCAGAGATATAATGCTATTTCACCAAAATCAAATAGTCTTTCTTGCAACCAACAGCATGCATGATCTTGTAACCAAAATTACATATGTCAGTTGATTGCTCTGACTGAATTTGAGTTTTCACCAACTAAAGCAGCCCATTTTCGCTGCTGCAGACCTTGTAAATATATTTGCAGGTGTTTTTGCCTCAGCTTCTTCTGTGGCCTAACCCCTCAGGACCCCTTGAACGGCGATGCGGCTTCGCTGATGATTCACGACGAGAGTGTGAATGACCAGAAAGTCACAAGGTTTGATTTGCACCAGCACCTCTGTATTCCATTTTATCTGATCAAATGTATTGTTTTTGTCTTTCTCAACGACGAACTCATAATCTCTGTTCAGAATGTTGTGGGAGGTACGCCAAGCCTGAAGATATAGGCATATCTCCGGAGGCGGAGGAGAGTGATATGAGATTATTATTGGCCACGCATGGTTAGCTCACTCAGTAACTCAGTGTACAAGATCATCATGTATCTCTATCTGTTTGTACATGCTGAAGAAAGTCATCAGCCATCGGTCTGTCTCGCCTGAAATCAGTTTCAGTCCCAGCTCTCGTATGAAATTGTGAATAACTTGCCATTTGGTTATGTTGCCCTTCAATTTGTAGGAGATATCTGCCTGTGATTTCCAGTTCATGTTACTAGTAGTATATGTTTTCCTAGCCTCAACTGTAAGTTAACATCGCCATTGGGAAGAGTGCAAAGATTGCATCTTATTCTCGCGTTGCTAAGATgtagtagtagcatatgattcaaccccGAACATGAATTCCGACCATAAGCACAGCAAATGCATTCGGGTGAGAATAGATTCATTAGATCCTGAAGTGTTCGAGTGCGGAGACGCCGTCGAGACCCTTGGCCCTGTAGTGCCTGCCCATCTCGTCCACCGTCGTGTTCCTGTACCGCGCGGCGGCGCCGTCGGCGACGATCGGCGCCAGCACCCTCGTCGACCCGTCCGCCCGGAAGAAGCAGGCCACCGACACCCTCGGCCCCGCGCTCTTTGCCACCACGCGGTGCTCCACGCTCTTGAACCTGTCGTTGGACAGGAGCTGCAGGTAGTCGCCCACGTTCACCACCAGCGCCCCCGCCACTGCCGGCACATCCACCCACGCCGGGTTCTGCTTGCCGTCGTCGTCGACGAGCACCTGGAGGCCGCCGACGGCGTCCTGGAGGAGCACGGTGAGGAAGCTGGGATCGGAGTGCTTGGTGGTGCCCAGCGTGAGGTGCGGCTCCGGGCACGCCGGGTAGTAGTGGCAGGCGAGGCTCAGCCCCTCTAGGCACGCGGCGTCCTTCTCCAGGTGCCCTCGCGGGAGGCCCAGCGCCTCCGACAGAAGCCCGAGCAGCGTGCTccccagccgctgcaccagcccgGCAAACTCTGGTGCGATGGCCCTGCACGCCGGTGGGATTTCCTCGGGTGCCGGCGGCTCCGGTGCCATATCCATGAACAGGGTGTCGCGCCAGTTGGCCGCCGGCGAGTGGAACAGGTCGAAGTTGCTCTGGTACCTCACGCGCTGGCCGTAGTCACGGGTGTAGTACGGCGCCTTGGCCTCCACCGGCTCCTCGATGaagttccgcagcgccgcgagcatcGCCGACATGGCCGCCTCCGGCACGCCGTGGTTCACCACCTGGAAGAAGCCCACCGTCTCCGCGGCCGCCTTCACGGCGCCAACCACCGAGGCTCGCTCCGACGGTGTCGCGAGGCCGGCAAGGTCGATGACCGGGACGGCGAACTGGTGGTCATGGTGATGCGGCGCGTCGTTGAGGGATTCGGGCGCGTGGTGGAAGATGGCGGGGACGACCGTGGCTCCCGCGTCGACGAGGCCCTTGACGCCGGCCTTGGTGTCGTCGAACGCCTTGAGCGCGCCGAGTCGGTGGTCGGAGGCCATGGATGGTTGGAGCTAGCTTCTGCAGTGTGTCGATCCTTTGAATTCagtttgtgtatgtgtgtgtgggggAAGTGAGCGATGTAGTCGTGGCTCTTTACTGATCGTACATACCATGATTGCTGACAGGCAGTGTATACGTCAACGTCTATCCCGATTTGCTGAAAAACCAAACAAAACTCTTGTGGATTGTGGAACACACGTCTCAAAGCGTCAATGTCTTCGGTTGTGTTTGATTTTAGCCTAAGCTTGCCTTGCCAAATACATTTGGCTTGCTAATATTTTGGTCAAGATTTTACTCCCTCcaatcctaaatataagtctttttagacatttcaaatggactacaacatacggatgtatgtagacatattctagagtgtagattcactcattttgctccgtatgtagtgacttactggaatctctaaaaagacatatatttgggaacgaagggagtactagtcaAATGATTTAGCAAGCACCGGCAAGGAAAATGAACTAGGTGGGCAAAGaagcattggcatgccaaaaacccCCCATCAAACTCCCCTAAAAAACCATGATCAAACTAAGAACAAGTTTATGGTCATGACTAAAATTGGTAAGGTGTCTTTTGGCCACAATCCAACACACAACCTTCTTCTCATGTATCGTCGGCGTTTTCTTCTTTTCGACGTGCCCACGGTTTGTGGGGAGCACCTTGTTTTTGAATGCCCATTGTGCAAAACTGAACATGCAGAAGAGAATAGCTAGGAGCAATGTGAGGAGGTGTTAGTGGTGATGCCAGGATCTAAACCTTGTGATGTCAAGTTTTAGAAAACTCAGTACGAACATAAAAAGTCATACTTTATTACTAACATATTTTTGTAGCAACTATTTGGGATCATGCATATTTTGATATGTAGGCATCGTCGGCGCTAATAGGCTGGAATACATCGGTTTCAATATATGTAACAAGATAACAATACATGAAATCATCCACTATTCTATTGTGCAAACTAGACTATTTCACTGCAGAAAATGCTCTCTCAATTGCTGGCGTGGCGACCGGCAAAGTCAATGCTAGCTTCAAAATAAATACTAAAGTAAAACTAGTATATTTCTTTGTCTCAACTAGTTTTCTACAAAGATCACTAACCTCTTTAAAATTGGAGTGTCTTGAATCATCACAAACATTTCAAGCAAGTTGTCAAGTTGGATGCTAACCTCCACCGCTAACCTCCAAGTTGCTAGCGCATGGCGGGGTAATCCTTTTGCGTTGCAATCTTTTTTTGTAATTTATCATTGAATTGACTTATTTTTGTTTCCATGCCACAAATTGAGGCATAAGCTCTTATATACCGCAGTTTATTGCTACCAACATTCACAACCTATCATCACATATAATGAATAAATGCTAGTAAGAAACTACGGGAAAGTATCAGGTGATACCAACTCTTACATGCTCCCATGCTACCaataaaaaaaacaaatttgaacgTTTCAAAAAAATCCATAAAAATTGGAATGTTGAGATTACATGTGTCCAAACCCCTAAGAAATTCAGATCAAACTTAAAATACACATTgagaagcaaaaaaaaaaaacaaatccaTGATGAATAGTGTCAAAAGAAGACAAAAGCAAAATGGCACTTTCACACCTgaatttctcttcttttttttctccaTCTGTATTTTGAATTTTGATTTGAAGGTAGACACATGTCTAGTGAACACTcgtattttttttagaattttgtgAAACATCTATATTTGATTTAAAAAAACTGGTATCATGGGAGCATGTAATGGTTGGTATCACTAGATACTTTTCCATGAAACTGTGATGACATACTATTAAGCTTCCGGCATTTGACAATAAGAACACGTTATAAGTCTACAAAGGTCTTTGAGGGATTCCATCTTAAATGTTCCTAACACGATCCCGTATGACTACTCGACGAGCATAAGGGCGTGTTTGAAAACTGTCTAGAGCCACACACACACTCCTAGACTCCAGCTCCTCCAGCCGAAATCTAGCTCCTCGAACGAACGAAGGAGCGGTTGTGCCTCACCGCAAGCGTCGCTACTACTGGTCCGACCCAAGTAGCTTCATGTCGGTTAGTTtatttttcttctctgtttttcttttttctttttgcaaagaATCATAGGGTATTTTATTCCAGAGTGATAGAGTTACAATCTTCAGCAACTAGCTTGCTAATGCATGGGGATGGATGACCCAACCAACAGGCTGTGCTATCCCCACATCTACCAAAATTAGCTAAACAATATGCAACCCTATTCCGTTCTCGAAGAATTTTAACAGGAATAACTACCCTATCA contains:
- the LOC119278110 gene encoding selenium-binding protein 1-like is translated as MAAAVVDAAVPVAAKANGAGARCCAAKGPGYATPREAMEKGPREGLLYVTCVYNGTGIDKPDYLATVDVDPNSATYSQVIHRLQATHIGDELHHSGWNACSSCHGDPSTSRRFLILPSLLSGRLYVVDTAKNPRAPALHKVVQAEDIAEKTGLGFPHTSHCLATGDIMISCLGDKEGNAAGNGFLLLDSEFNVKGRWEKPGHSPLFGYDFWYQPRHKTMISSSWGAPAAFRTGFDLQHVQDGLYGRHLHVYDWPGGELKQTLDLGSTGLLPLEVRFLHDPSKDTGYVGCALTSNMVRFFKTADGSWSHEVAISIKPLKVRNWILPEMPGLITDFVISLDDRYLYLVNWLHGDIRQYNIEDPAKPVLAGQVFVGGLLQKGSDVVYVTDDDKEEQYAVPEVKGHRLRGGPQMIQLSLDGKRVYVTNSLFSRWDEQFYGPDLLKKGSHMLQIDVDTEEGGLAVNPNFFVDFGTEPEGPSLAHEMRYPGGDCTSDIWI
- the LOC119278111 gene encoding 1-aminocyclopropane-1-carboxylate oxidase homolog 1-like, yielding MASDHRLGALKAFDDTKAGVKGLVDAGATVVPAIFHHAPESLNDAPHHHDHQFAVPVIDLAGLATPSERASVVGAVKAAAETVGFFQVVNHGVPEAAMSAMLAALRNFIEEPVEAKAPYYTRDYGQRVRYQSNFDLFHSPAANWRDTLFMDMAPEPPAPEEIPPACRAIAPEFAGLVQRLGSTLLGLLSEALGLPRGHLEKDAACLEGLSLACHYYPACPEPHLTLGTTKHSDPSFLTVLLQDAVGGLQVLVDDDGKQNPAWVDVPAVAGALVVNVGDYLQLLSNDRFKSVEHRVVAKSAGPRVSVACFFRADGSTRVLAPIVADGAAARYRNTTVDEMGRHYRAKGLDGVSALEHFRI